In Candidatus Glassbacteria bacterium, one DNA window encodes the following:
- a CDS encoding DUF5009 domain-containing protein: MAEPGLDRVPRGRVVSIDALRGFDMFWIIGGDIFFRTLDDTFDTPLTAFLHRQVEHTDWHGFTFYDLIFPLFLFIVGVSMTYSTGKRLQRGDNRRELYGHVFRRFLILLAMGYIYNGLLDFQFGQLRHAGVLLRIAYCYLFTSLIMFNAGVRTQAVITAALLLLYWALMALVPVPGHGAGVLTPAGNLAGYVDRLLLPGKWNDYGGGDYLGILSYLSATGSTMLGVLAGHWLRSGRSDGVLVRGLVVGGAAALFVALLWDLAFPINKPLWTSSYALYAGGWSCVLLAAFYWVIDMKGYQRWAFGFVVIGLNPLTIYLAQRLFDFGVIADIFVHGFIAGLGPYQPLFYVACVFAVKWLFLYFLYRKRIFLKA; encoded by the coding sequence ATGGCTGAACCAGGATTGGACCGCGTTCCCCGGGGACGAGTTGTGTCGATTGACGCGCTGCGCGGGTTCGACATGTTCTGGATTATCGGCGGCGATATTTTCTTCCGCACCCTCGACGACACGTTCGACACTCCGCTGACCGCGTTCCTGCATCGCCAGGTGGAGCACACCGACTGGCACGGGTTCACGTTCTACGACCTGATATTCCCGCTGTTCCTGTTCATTGTCGGGGTGAGCATGACCTACTCGACCGGCAAGCGGCTGCAGCGCGGCGACAACCGTCGAGAACTCTACGGTCACGTTTTCAGGCGCTTCCTGATCCTGCTGGCGATGGGCTATATTTACAACGGCCTGCTCGATTTCCAGTTCGGCCAGCTGCGCCACGCCGGCGTGCTGCTCAGGATCGCCTACTGCTACCTGTTCACCTCGCTGATCATGTTCAACGCCGGCGTCCGGACCCAGGCGGTTATCACTGCCGCGCTGCTGCTGCTCTACTGGGCGCTGATGGCGCTGGTGCCGGTGCCGGGTCACGGGGCCGGGGTGCTGACTCCCGCGGGCAACCTGGCCGGCTATGTCGACCGCCTGCTGCTGCCCGGCAAGTGGAACGACTACGGCGGCGGCGATTACCTGGGCATCCTGAGCTATCTCTCAGCGACCGGCTCGACCATGCTCGGCGTACTGGCCGGCCACTGGCTGCGCTCGGGACGGTCCGACGGCGTGCTGGTGCGGGGCCTCGTGGTCGGCGGAGCGGCGGCGCTGTTTGTTGCGTTGCTTTGGGATTTGGCCTTCCCGATCAACAAACCCCTCTGGACCAGCTCGTACGCGCTCTATGCCGGGGGCTGGAGCTGCGTCCTGCTGGCAGCGTTCTACTGGGTAATCGACATGAAAGGCTATCAGCGCTGGGCGTTCGGCTTCGTGGTGATCGGACTCAACCCGCTGACCATCTACCTGGCCCAGCGGCTGTTCGATTTCGGTGTGATCGCGGACATTTTCGTCCACGGGTTCATCGCCGGGCTGGGGCCGTACCAGCCGCTGTTCTACGTGGCCTGCGTGTTCGCGGTCAAGTGGCTGTTCCTCTATTTCCTCTACCGCAAGAGGATTTTCCTCAAGGCGTGA